Proteins encoded in a region of the Epinephelus lanceolatus isolate andai-2023 chromosome 20, ASM4190304v1, whole genome shotgun sequence genome:
- the LOC117265071 gene encoding cAMP-responsive element modulator-like isoform X1: protein MAVTGDETETGTSGDMPACQLHNASSSLPQEEAETSTHSSLKHAETIEKRELRLMKNREAARECRRKKKEYVRCLENRVAVLENQNKTLIEELRALKDIYRHKVE, encoded by the exons ATGGCTGTGACTGGGGATGAGACAGAAACAG gCACCTCAGGTGACATGCCTGCCTGCCAGCTGCATAACGCCAGCTCCAGCCTTCCACAGGAGGAGGCAGAGACCAGCACTCACAGCTCCCTGAAACACGCAGAGACAATAGAAAAGAGGGAGCTCCGCTTGATGAAGAACAG GGAAGCTGCCCGAGAGTGTCGACGAAAGAAGAAGGAATATGTCAGATGCCTTGAAAATCGCGTGGCCGTGCTCGAAAATCAAAACAAGACTCTGATTGAGGAGCTCAGAGCCTTAAAAGACATCTACAGACACAAAGTCGAGTAA
- the LOC117265071 gene encoding cAMP-responsive element modulator-like isoform X2: protein MPACQLHNASSSLPQEEAETSTHSSLKHAETIEKRELRLMKNREAARECRRKKKEYVRCLENRVAVLENQNKTLIEELRALKDIYRHKVE from the exons ATGCCTGCCTGCCAGCTGCATAACGCCAGCTCCAGCCTTCCACAGGAGGAGGCAGAGACCAGCACTCACAGCTCCCTGAAACACGCAGAGACAATAGAAAAGAGGGAGCTCCGCTTGATGAAGAACAG GGAAGCTGCCCGAGAGTGTCGACGAAAGAAGAAGGAATATGTCAGATGCCTTGAAAATCGCGTGGCCGTGCTCGAAAATCAAAACAAGACTCTGATTGAGGAGCTCAGAGCCTTAAAAGACATCTACAGACACAAAGTCGAGTAA